A genomic window from Silurus meridionalis isolate SWU-2019-XX chromosome 21, ASM1480568v1, whole genome shotgun sequence includes:
- the LOC124375432 gene encoding probable G-protein coupled receptor 141, with amino-acid sequence MKMEELRHRYFALLPLALSAHSGFCFNESINQTTGKDESGMQGYNVALVFIYSVVLVVGSIGVTLMTSVLKSNLHSWTTITFFNLILVHVIFLLTIPFRLYYYVTNYWSLSMPFCKLVSGMIHIHMHVVFVIYVVILTIQFLQHFKKIGQIEFNRSLHAIGFSIGIWSILIIICPVVLFHYGMSANKNETKCFHFASELKSGLVFQCNMFLSVSTVIVSCIISCTLAAILYTMIKKHGASSWAQQEFWAQMKNVSLVLIILFCLAPYHLYRLYYLNNADNLQLENEVFLAITSLTCFDMMLVFTGKGICHRCWG; translated from the exons ATGAAGATGGAAGAACTGAGACACCGGTACTTTGCTCTACTTCCTCTAGCGCTGTCTGCACACTCCGGCTTCTGCTTTAACG AAAGCATCAATCAAACTACAGGAAAAGATGAAAGCGGGATGCAGGGATACAATGTTGCCCTGGTTTTTATCTACTCCgtggtgctggtggtgggaAGCATCGGCGTGACCCTAATGACCAGTGTGCTAAAATCAAACCTGCACTCCTGGACCACCATCACCTTCTTCAACTTGATCTTGGTCCACGTCATCTTCTTGCTCACCATCCCTTTCCGCCTCTACTACTATGTGACGAACTACTGGAGTCTGTCTATGCCTTTCTGTAAATTGGTCAGCGGCATGATCCACATTCACATGCACGTGGTCTTCGTCATCTACGTCGTCATCCTCACCATTCAGTTTTTGcagcactttaaaaaaattggCCAGATAGAGTTCAATCGGAGTCTCCATGCCATCGGGTTCAGCATCGGCATATGGTCCATCTTAATCATCATCTGCCCCGTGGTCTTATTCCACTATGGGATGAGTGCGAACAAAAATGAGACCAAGTGCTTCCATTTTGCTTCAGAGCTCAAGTCAGGACTGGTGTTTCAGTGCAACATGTTTTTGTCGGTTTCCACGGTAATTGTGTCGTGCATCATTAGCTGCACCCTTGCAGCCATTCTGTACACGATGATCAAAAAACACGGTGCTTCTTCATGGGCTCAGCAGGAATTCTGGGCTCAGATGAAGAACGTCAGCCTCGTGCTCATCATCCTCTTCTGTCTGGCGCCGTATCATCTGTATCGGCTGTACTATCTAAACAATGCTGATAACCTACAGCTTGAGAACGAGGTGTTTTTGGCCATCACATCCCTTACCTGCTTCGACATGATGCTCGTTTTCACAGGGAAGGGAATATGCCATAGGTGTTGGGGTTGA
- the hnf4g gene encoding hepatocyte nuclear factor 4-gamma isoform X1, with protein MKFSLTPESKSLLDMDVANYCEGLDPTYSTLGFENADTLYQVESMPTDPSISNGDNGLNSNCAICGDKATGKHYGASSCDGCKGFFRRSIRKNHVYSCRFSRQCVIDKDKRNQCRFCRLHKCFRAGMKKEAVQNERDRISSRRSTPDSHDLPPITVLAQAESLSQQISVASPSGSVDILEKKSATVGDVCESMKQQLLVLVEWAKYIPAFGELPLDDQVSLLRAHAGEHLLLGVAKRSMAYKNVLLLGNGCVIHRNCPEAEISRVANRILDELVLPFQDIQIDDNEYAALKAIVFFDPDAKSLRDPSKIKSMRYQVQMSLEDYINDRQYDSRGRFGELLLLLPTLQSITWQMIEQLQFIKLFGLVKIDNLLQEMLLGGLTTEQPYLHHHGHPQLAQDPITGQTLVISSISAPLHAQQIASPDTPIPSPPQVQTQEIYKASSSPTLLMQTQSISNRPSPEPPL; from the exons ATGAAGTTTTCTCTGACTCCAGAATCCAAATCTCTCCTGGACATGGATGTAGCTAATTACTGTGAAGGTCTGGACCCCACCTATAGCACTCTGGGCTTTGAGAATGCTGATACGCTGTACCAAGTGG AAAGCATGCCAACAGATCCCAGCATCAGCAATGGGGATAATGGCCTGAACTCCAACTGTGCCATCTGCGGCGACAAGGCCACTGGCAAGCACTACGGCGCCTCCAGCTGTGACGGCTGCAAGGGCTTTTTCCGCAGGAGCATCAGAAAGAACCATGTCTACTCTTGCAG GTTCAGTCGCCAGTGTGTCATCGACAAAGACAAGAGGAATCAGTGCCGCTTCTGCAGGCTTCACAAATGCTTCCGAGCTGGAATGAAGAAAGAAG cTGTGCAGAATGAACGGGATCGTATCAGCTCCAGGAGAAGCACTCCAGACTCGCATGACCTTCCGCCTATCACTGTGCTAGCGCAGGCAGAGTCCCTGTCACAACAG ATCAGCGTCGCCAGTCCGTCAGGCTCCGTTGATATCTTGGAGAAGAAATCAGCCACCGTTGGGGACGTGTGCGAGTCTATGAAGCAACAGCTGCTTGTTCTGGTAGAGTGGGCTAAATACATCCCGGCCTTCGGCGAATTGCCTCTTGACGACCAG GTCAGTTTATTACGTGCGCACGCAGGAGAACATCTTCTGCTCGGAGTGGCCAAGCGCTCAATGGCATACAAAAACGTCCTGCTGCTCG GTAATGGCTGTGTTATTCACCGGAATTGCCCCGAGGCAGAGATCAGCCGAGTGGCTAACCGCATCCTCGACGAATTGGTCTTACCTTTCCAAGACATACAGATTGATGACAATGAATATGCAGCCCTGAAAGCCATTGTCTTTTTTGATCCTG ATGCCAAAAGCCTCAGAGATCCTTCAAAGATAAAAAGCATGAGGTACCAGGTTCAGATGAGTCTTGAAGACTACATTAATGACCGTCAGTATGACTCCCGTGGACGCTTCGgagagctgctgctgcttctcccCACCCTGCAGAGCATCACCTGGCAGATGATCGAGCAACTTCAGTTCATCAAACTCTTTGGTCTGGTCAAAATCGACAACCTGCTACAAGAGATGCTGTTAGGAG GTCTGACCACAGAGCAGCCTTACTTACACCACCATGGCCACCCCCAGCTCGCCCAGGATCCAATCACGGGCCAGACATTAGTCATCAGCTCCATTTCTGCCCCTCTGCATGCACAGCAAATAG CTTCTCCAGACACCCCAATCCCATCGCCTCCTCAGGTTCAGACTCAGGAGATCTATAAGGCCTCGTCTAGTCCTACGCTCTTAATGCAGACACAGTCCATCTCCAACAGACCTTCTCCCGAGCCACCACTCTGA
- the hnf4g gene encoding hepatocyte nuclear factor 4-gamma isoform X2 translates to MPTDPSISNGDNGLNSNCAICGDKATGKHYGASSCDGCKGFFRRSIRKNHVYSCRFSRQCVIDKDKRNQCRFCRLHKCFRAGMKKEAVQNERDRISSRRSTPDSHDLPPITVLAQAESLSQQISVASPSGSVDILEKKSATVGDVCESMKQQLLVLVEWAKYIPAFGELPLDDQVSLLRAHAGEHLLLGVAKRSMAYKNVLLLGNGCVIHRNCPEAEISRVANRILDELVLPFQDIQIDDNEYAALKAIVFFDPDAKSLRDPSKIKSMRYQVQMSLEDYINDRQYDSRGRFGELLLLLPTLQSITWQMIEQLQFIKLFGLVKIDNLLQEMLLGGLTTEQPYLHHHGHPQLAQDPITGQTLVISSISAPLHAQQIASPDTPIPSPPQVQTQEIYKASSSPTLLMQTQSISNRPSPEPPL, encoded by the exons ATGCCAACAGATCCCAGCATCAGCAATGGGGATAATGGCCTGAACTCCAACTGTGCCATCTGCGGCGACAAGGCCACTGGCAAGCACTACGGCGCCTCCAGCTGTGACGGCTGCAAGGGCTTTTTCCGCAGGAGCATCAGAAAGAACCATGTCTACTCTTGCAG GTTCAGTCGCCAGTGTGTCATCGACAAAGACAAGAGGAATCAGTGCCGCTTCTGCAGGCTTCACAAATGCTTCCGAGCTGGAATGAAGAAAGAAG cTGTGCAGAATGAACGGGATCGTATCAGCTCCAGGAGAAGCACTCCAGACTCGCATGACCTTCCGCCTATCACTGTGCTAGCGCAGGCAGAGTCCCTGTCACAACAG ATCAGCGTCGCCAGTCCGTCAGGCTCCGTTGATATCTTGGAGAAGAAATCAGCCACCGTTGGGGACGTGTGCGAGTCTATGAAGCAACAGCTGCTTGTTCTGGTAGAGTGGGCTAAATACATCCCGGCCTTCGGCGAATTGCCTCTTGACGACCAG GTCAGTTTATTACGTGCGCACGCAGGAGAACATCTTCTGCTCGGAGTGGCCAAGCGCTCAATGGCATACAAAAACGTCCTGCTGCTCG GTAATGGCTGTGTTATTCACCGGAATTGCCCCGAGGCAGAGATCAGCCGAGTGGCTAACCGCATCCTCGACGAATTGGTCTTACCTTTCCAAGACATACAGATTGATGACAATGAATATGCAGCCCTGAAAGCCATTGTCTTTTTTGATCCTG ATGCCAAAAGCCTCAGAGATCCTTCAAAGATAAAAAGCATGAGGTACCAGGTTCAGATGAGTCTTGAAGACTACATTAATGACCGTCAGTATGACTCCCGTGGACGCTTCGgagagctgctgctgcttctcccCACCCTGCAGAGCATCACCTGGCAGATGATCGAGCAACTTCAGTTCATCAAACTCTTTGGTCTGGTCAAAATCGACAACCTGCTACAAGAGATGCTGTTAGGAG GTCTGACCACAGAGCAGCCTTACTTACACCACCATGGCCACCCCCAGCTCGCCCAGGATCCAATCACGGGCCAGACATTAGTCATCAGCTCCATTTCTGCCCCTCTGCATGCACAGCAAATAG CTTCTCCAGACACCCCAATCCCATCGCCTCCTCAGGTTCAGACTCAGGAGATCTATAAGGCCTCGTCTAGTCCTACGCTCTTAATGCAGACACAGTCCATCTCCAACAGACCTTCTCCCGAGCCACCACTCTGA